ActtaaatgaacaaaacatGTGTGTGTCTATGATGCTTAACCTACAcatattatattaaataaagACAAGCAAGGCAGGAATCTAACCCCTTCTTTTTGtagaaaatccttttttttactcagaatttgcctttttttttaaaagggttaATTACAccagtcactttttttttttttgctaagagtacctatttttaagtaaaaaaaccaccgaaacaaaccccccaaaaaaatcccaaaaccaCTAACCAAAATCAGACACTAGTTATTTACATACCATAGAACAATCCACTTTGGGGATGAATAAAACTGTATGAATATATTTACTCcaatggaaacaatttttttaatagtaagtCATGAGTGGCTGTAAGAAAATATCATTCAGTGCTGATGCAAGTTAACTGCATGTAAGAAAAGGACTCgtacaggagaaaagaaataaaaagaggtTCAGTGATGAAagttggggggtttgtttttaaatacagtattgCAAAAATTTTACAATTTGAAGATCTCCCTTTTATACGATTTCTCTATATAAGAAGATGCAGTACTATTAGGATAAAAGGATGACTTATTATTAAATCTGCCTATTCAGTAAGTATTTTGGAATAAGTAACAGCTAATTTCCACTTATCTTTCTCTCAGTATAGGCACTAATCTGGGTCCCTCTAATACTGAGCACTacattttcctcaaaaaatgtggaggaaattctttattttgtaaCTTCTTACCTCCCATACAAGCATGCTTGAAATGGGCCAGAAGGTTCAAAAATCACTTCTGACACAGCAGAACATTGGGCTAAGacctttcttcttcagaaaccaagctaaaaataaatactccACTGGGCTTAAGCCAATCTTTCCTTTCTATTTAACATGTTCACTATCTTTAAACACAGCATGCATGTTTGTAATAacaataatgtattttaaaaatccagaaagaCAGAGAGTCCTTTTGGTCTTAGTATCACCCTTCAAAAGCCTGTCAAATTACACAGGAAATTATATTCATACTTGCTACTTAAATCACACTGGATTTGTAAAACACAATACCTCAGAAATCAGTTTCTTTCCATCCCCTTCTCCATCCTCAGAAAGATCAATGAAAAAGTCTTTTCCACACGGAGTTTTATCAATGAACCAGCCCCCTTCAGAGATGCGTGTTTCAACTCTTGTTCCTCGTGAGAGGGTGCTTGTTTGAGGTGCTGCTTGCACAGGAGGGGGGGTTTCCATTGGATCATTTTTTGGAGTGGGTGGAACAGAATCGGGATTGCCTTTCTTGTATAAGCTCAGCAGGGAACTGTTCATATGATTTGTAGACTGCAgattcatgtattttaaaagaaaatatacaggTTATAACTTGGATTGTTTCTATTAAGAGGACAATAAAAACTATTTCATAAACATCATTTAGCATTATCACTGATGGAAAAAGTAGTCATGCATCTTCCAACCCACTCCTCTGCAAATGAAATGACTGCACAAACTACATCTGCTGGTTCAAGAGGCAGCAGCCTTTGCAATTTACCCCAAAATGAGCCCTGTTAATTGACAGTCATCTTTTAGTAATAGTCAAATATGTCAGTTCCTTCAATCATTTCATTCATCTGATAGCTGATCTTTTGGGCCCTCAGTGCATCTTCCTCAAAAGTGATTCCCCACCACAggttcctcttttttcttctgcaaatagCCTCCTTTTAGCTCTATATATTCTCAGTTGGAATTGTCAACTCTGACTATACCTCATCTTCATCTCCACTTTTCAACTCTCCAAGCACATTGCAATTTCACAACACAGAATCATGTGTTCTGCAAATACAATCAATCATAATAAAATACAACTTACAAGATCTTCTGGGTAATCATCATAATCAGAGAGGTCTGTGGCACTTCCTGCAGTACTTTACatagaaagaagacaaaaactATCAATGTATCAGAGCAGAACTGCCAGTGAGACAtcaacaaagcagaacaaatacAATTCCCACAACGTGGCGCACCACAACCACGATATGTAGCCTAAGACTGGAGAAAATCTCCTGACTAGCATGTTCTAAATTTACTATTATGAGTTAAAAAATGCATCCTCTTCAAGTCTGTGAGGAGTTGGATCAACTTGGCAATCTGGCTGAAAGACACTcctaaaaaaaacctgatgtcAGATGAATCTGATCCAGTTCACCAAAGGATCACACAATTGCTAATGCTGGCACAAGGGAAGTGGTAGCAAATCACTGCTGAACTAGATTAGCCCTTCTGATTACAATGTCCTCATCTGCCGTGAGACCCTTGATACCTATCACAGGTTAGAGAAACCAGAACGGTCTACGAGACTATCCACATGGTTAGGAGTTAGGAAATCTTGATTCCAATCTCATACCCAGTGGTGATTTATTCTGAATAGCCTGTCTTGTAGTCTTATCTCTCAGATTTGGCTAATATCTCACAAAACAAAGGAACTGAATCACATAAGGACTCTGGCCTTATGTGGAAAACTATCAATGAAGCCCCAAAGATATCCACTAATTCAGGGCTGTATGTTCCCCACAACAGAGAAATCATGATTGGCTCTAGTATCTGCTTgtcttcagttaaaaataaaagtgcttcCATTAGCTACAGGTAACTTCTGATGAAGACAAACCGATGGGAAATCAAGGATCTATCTGTAGCCTTGAAAATACCCAAATTTAATAATATGAAGGCAGAAAGCTTTAAAGAAATGCTAAATACTAATGGCATTATTAAAGTAATCTAGTGGTAAAACTTGTACttactcatttttctcttgttgtCTTGCTCTTTTTGCCACATGTTCAGCTTCTAAAACTGCTAAATCTTCACGGTCTTTTTCATTACTGATTAttccaaacactgaaacaaaaagtttCAAACGTGTTAAGAAAACAGCTGAAGCATAATAAAGAATTCAGCATCTTAGACATAATACTAGCAAAAGTACCTTTTTCAACTTGTATtctaaaagcatttctttttcttcgtCCATATTCTGCActggaaaaaacaccaaaataaaCAGGTTACACCAACTGCTTTTCCCCCCTCAACATATCATCAttctcagtagaaaaaaaatacattgtaagTTGATACCTAAGCTTCTACACAAGTTCTTATTAAAAACCAACTATGTGAAAAcatgattgtttttccttgagCCTGGAATAGCTTAATCACTGGGatgaaacaaaaccactaaATGATATTGGTCTCTAAAGGGAAGTGTAATGAAAATTATCAAGGTCCTCTTTAACTGTAGCTATAGATAGAGAAGCAACAATGTACAAATGAGCACACTGGATTCTATTTCACAACACTACCGACTTTTTGATTTTAATTCAAAGAACAACATACGGACACAGGACTACAGGCTAGAAAGGACAGTCCAGCGAGGAACAACTGTGATAATTAATAACAGCCACTATGAGAAAATCTGATTCAATGAGCATCctcaaatgcaaacaaaaatcatCAACCTTTCATCTTCGCTTACTGAGagtgtattttatttgcttttatacaATAGCTGACAGaggtaaaatgaaacaaaaacccAAGACCTGTAAGCATTCTAAGCAAGGGTTTTGCCTCCCTTTCTCTAACAAGGcacaaataaatagaaacaaatgAATATAGTTCTCCTCCTCCATTAACCCCCACACCCACCAATGATCTGCTGAAACACATCCTTGCTCCCCACCCAGAAAAGCTTAACATCCTAAAAATAATTAGGCAAGACTAGCTGCCCTGCTGAGCAACCAAGCAAGATTTAGTGTCTTACTGAATCCTGTATCTCCCTCATCTGCCTGCACCAAAGTGTTATTTTCCCTCATATTTTAAGCTCACTGGGGTAAGGACCAACATGCTGTAATGTATCTGTagatgtttaattaaaaaaaaaaaaaggcaacccacaaaaaaacaaaccgcAACTAGATCTTGCAGTGCCAATGCATTGATAAAACATAAGTTATTAGATATATCGGCAGAGGGAAACAGTGGAGTGGAAATGAACTTATTATTTCAATTAATCTCAACAACTGGTAATGAAGttaacatgaagaaaattaaaattttgattaaaaataaacaaatgtaaaatagcAAGATAAcacatttcatattttgaatGTAGAATGTAAGAATACAAATCTTTGCTCACCTGTATGTTTTCTGCAAATCAGATGCTAGAATTCCAATATCAACATACTGGCCACATTTACTACTTGCAAGATactgaaatgaagaattttaGGCAGCAAATAAATTTTGTGTCAATCATTTCATCAGAACACCTAGTTCAAATATGCCTGTTTCAAACTCTACCCTTCTCAGAAGTCAAAATGACAATCAGGAACAGCTTTGAACTGCCTTGGAAAACACTGGACAGTATTTCCCAACAAACTGTTTATTAAGATGCAGCTAACTAGCTAGTTACATTTCCCAGGGAAAAAGGCCATACTGTATTTTGGTGCTTGTGACTTCTGCTGGTACAACTctattgttttaatttagtaagaaaaaatattttgtaactcACATACCATCTTATTAGCAATCCTTCTAAACTTCTTGATTTCTCTCAGTTAACCTTTtggttttctctcatttttaagGTAGGAGATCTATCTACATCGACTAGTATGGATACTGTCACGATAAGAACTCTAATCTTTGCaagatgttttaaataatattaaagaaaGCTATACAAAGGAAAGTGAATTCTaccaagctttttttcttttttacccccTGACAGCAGTTGATCCAACCCATTTTCAAATCACAAATTATGAAAGTGTGAGAAAGCGTACTACGTTTCAGGTATAACTGTTctccatttgctttcttcccccaCTCTCCAAATCAGTTCACCGTAATGGTGAAcactttcttaaaaaagaaaaaaagagataatcTCCCTGCAACAGATATGGTACCACAAATGTCACAGCGAGGAGAAgttaaaaatttcatttaaattaatacctctatttaaaacaatcaaattgcttaaaaacaaacatagcactgttttttaaaattatgctaGACTTCACATCACCCATGGGCAACTACTGACCTACAGAAAATATCAAGCCTACCATAAATCCAGCTGgctctttcatttcagaatagTCAAGACATAATCCCTGTGatcttgtaaaagaaaataagagagtTCCCTCAAGCGGCCACTCACATTTTAAGGAATTAGAAGCAGAGTACActtacacacagaaaaacaatgttCAATTTGCGAAGTCATCACAAAAATTCATAAGTTATGACACAGCACTGTGCCACCTGAGGGAATCACCCTTTTCCCTGCTCTTCACACGTGCGCTATGGAAGTAATGgcatttttaccatttttttcagtcatttaataCAACCGACGTACATGTTTCCACATGTAAACACCTCCGATTTACCTATGTATACTCAGAGTGTATTTTCTTTGGACTATTCATTTCACGTTTGAACTAGCAGCCAGCTTCAGGATCAGAAGTACTGAAAAGGTTGGAAGaacgaaacaaaacaacaataacaataacaacaacaacaaaagagcTTTCTAAAGCCTTTTTAAAGTCCTGAGAGACGAGGCTGAGTTTCGGCGCTCCCTGCCGTTCCCTCCCGCACCTGAGCGGGCCGGATGCCCGAGGCCCCTTTCAGTCAGAAGGGGGGAGACGCGAGGCCCACCATGCCGGCCGCGGGGAGCCCCCCCACCATCTGCCGCCCCATGGGGACGAGAGGAGCCGGCCAGCCGCCGCCACCTAGCCCGAGCGGGTACCTGCTTAACGCGCTGCTTCAACCGCAGGTCCACGAAATGTCCCGGCCGGCTCCTCATCGCCGCTCGCCGCCCTCTCCGGCCGACGGACTCTCTGAGGGCCCAGGGGCTGTCGTAGCGCTTCGCCTGCGTGGGGCGGTCGGGCGGGAATTGTGAGCAGGCAGCGCCCGGGCGCCTCAGCCACGCTGCCGCAAGGCCCCCTTCGAACTGCCCGCCTGTGCCGGCGCGGCGCCGCACCGCGCCGCTCCAGCCCGGCCCGGAGGCGGAGGGGTGCGGCCTGGACGCGCTCCCTTCTCCCGCCTCTAATCCGCCGGGCCGCTTATTAAGTTCCAAAGTAAGCGCCCCCGCTCCCTCGGTCAGGGCCGTGTGAGATCCCCAGCAGCGCCCTCACGAGGAGCAGGGACGTGCCCCGGCTGTCACCGCCCGGCCGCCACCCCTGAGGCGGACTCCATTTCCCAGCACGCTgtgcggcggggcggggcccgGCGCTGCACTGCTCGGGTGGGAGGGGCGTGGCGTACGGCGGCCGGGAGGGCGGCGGCCGTGGCGGGATGGAGTCGGTGGTCTTCATCTTCTCGCTGATTGACTGCTGCGCCCTCATCTTCCTCTCCGTCTACTTCGTATCCTTCTCCTCCGGGGCTGGGCGgtgcccggggcggggcgggtTGTGGACCGAGAGGGGCCGGGCCTGTTGAGTGCGCCGCTGAGGGTGGGCGAACGGGGCCAGAGCCGCCGGGCCGGGGGTGGGTTAAGGGTGGCGGGGCGTGAGGGCCTGTGCCGGGTCATGGCCGCTGGCGAGGGCTGCCCAGGGTCGTAGCCCCCGGGAGCCAGGGCGGGGGGCGGCTGGTTGCGGGGGAACGGCGAGTGGTTCAGTGCCCGAAATACGCCCGCTCCTCTGAGGGCTGGAGGTCGGGAGGCTGGAGCCTGCCCGCGGGCGTGTGCGGCCCGCGCTGTGGGAAGTGCATCGTGTCTCGGCAGAAGTAGCGTCTGCTTGTGGGTGGTGCAGAAAAAAGAGTGCCGAAAGCCTGCTTCACGCCCTCAGAAACTACCCAGGCCTAAACCAACACGGCCAGACGATAGTCTTAATGAGGATGCCTCATTCTGTTTTAGCTGTGAGCTCATAGCTGGGAGGCTGAGCTCCTCCACAAACAGCGTTTCCATATTCTTTGTTACAAACTCGCCTGTAGTCTTTGCTGTCTGGCATTGTCAAAATGTCAAAGCACTGATgtggctttcttttctctttttttctgaataaaagagAATTGGCTGTCATACTCTTTGAAATCCTGGTGCCACTTCAGCTAACAGAAAGACGTACGGAAGCACTTGAAAGAAATTCATCCTAGAAGGATAGGTTACttgctgaaaaaggaaaaggttttacctattttttttttttagggaaagaaaaaatctcgtgctcttttattttcttggagaaaaGCATGAGCTTTACAGGATGTAGCGTGATGATGTGCACGTGTGCATGCTAAGCCTTTTTTGAGAGGACTTTTCAGTCTGAAATCTAGTTTCAATTGCTGAAAGTTCATTTGATAATGATGTTATCCTCTTATTTCCTAGCAAAGTATGAATTAATCCACTGTTGCtgtaaaagtaataaaagtaGATCTACTACTTAAAATTTCACTATTTTGCTTTATTGTGAGGAGAGTGTAAAAAGTGCATTAActtattcttccttttaagTTGTGGTTTCAAGTGTTGTTGTAATAATTCTGATGCTAAAATTATTGAGGTTTGCCTCACTGGTCTTTTTAAAGTGTTGAACTGAACTTTAGCACTTGTGCAACAGTTGCCCTTGGAAAAACATCATAAAATCACTTGGCCTGATGATAAAATGTGGCCTAACTTCCTACTTACAGTAGGAATGAGTTGTAACTGATTAAATGTCTTTGGCAGATCAGCTGTAGAACAAGACAGTCTACGCTAAGAGGAGAGTGCTCTCCCCAGATTAttggataaaaataaatctttgtgtGTTCTGATTTACAATTTTTCCTTATCTTGGACTTCAGATAATTACACTATCAGATTTGGAATGTGACTACATTAATGCTAGATCATGCTGCTCAAAACTCAATAAAGTAAATTAttcttctttgtatttaatgtaGTTTAAGAAAACAATCCTTCAAGTTAGCATCACAAATACCAGGGGTATAATGTGTATCTGAAGAGCCTTGATTGGCAATATTTTGCATGTATCCTTTATTTCAGTCTGCTTGACTTTTTTTGGTTGCCTGTCTTTCAGCAAATTCAGTCACAAAAGGCTGTTCTTCTGACCCTTGGTGCTCTGAGGTGGACTGGTGCTCTGAATTCGTGGGACTGAGACTTAACTCTTAGCAGAGCTCTTGAgttctgtgctttcattttcGTAGATGTGCCACACCAAGGTTGTCTGCTTGTGACTGAATTCTGGGATCTTAATAGCAACTTTGTGTAATGCTTCTGTATAATTTCTAATCTCTCTTGAACAGTAGAGTGTTATAGTGATAAGGAAAAGTGCCGTTTCTACCAAATTTGCTTAAAACTGATGATTTAATTAAATCAATGTGGCCTTCCCGTATGGGTGTTCCCTTtgatttaaaggtattttctttcttaatgtaAGAGAGAATGATACAGGATACTATCAAGCCAAAAATGTGTTATTGCCAGGGACTGACCCAATTTAACTATCCTAGTTTTCTCATTGATCAACTTTCTTATATGTTCCAAGCCTGAGGGTGTTTGTTTGTCCTGTGTCTGTGCAGATTTTAATTGTCTGCTTCTCTCATTCCTAAATCCAGTGTTCTCTGCAGTGATTTCAAATGAGCACTGTATACACTGTATACACTTCTTAACTCACTTTCTTAAATGCTTGTGTAATATAGTTGTGTTCGAACAGCTGCTGTGCTTCTCTCTAGACATTTTTGTAATACTTAGGTAAAGCAGCTCTGTTGTAGTATCTTAGGGCCTGATTTCTGGCTTACTCACATGGAATGTGCCTGAAGGTATTAATTTTCCCATATTGTGATGAAATCAcatgaattttcttcttccGTGAATTTTCCGTCTGAGTTTGATATGATTAGAATCAGATGATAACTCCATATAgatctttttcagaaagaaatttatGTTTGTTcatataacttttttcttccttttttacagTGGGTGGTCCCCGAGGTGATTGGCCATGCTATTGTAACTGTATTAATGCTTATTTCATTGCACTGGTTCATCTTTCTCCTTAATTTGCCAGTAGCAACATGGAATATATATAGGTAAGTGCAAAGGggtttgtgtgcttttttttccccccactgttACTAGTTTAGCTTTAAGTGCAGTATGAAGATAAGTAATATTCATAATGAGATGTTTCAGTTATGTTCTTGAGCTGCTGACAGTCTTCATGGATCTAACTAACATAAAACTCTCCTCTCCTTACAATTAAACTTACAAGAAACCCAACAGTGTGAAGGATAAGAAGCTTTTGACCTTTCCTTGCGTTCTCTCTAGTGCCCAGGAATCTTGATTTGTGAGTCATTCCCAAGTTCCTAGGAAATAATAGCATGTTAATTGGGATTATGAAGCAGTACTGCAAACGTAGTTGTTAATGTTTTTCATGCTGTGCCTATGTGCCCGATAATGATATCGGCATAAAAGTACTTAGGTCAGCACAGCTGGTGGTTGTAAAACCATTGGGCTGTGGTGTTATCTCCTGCACTCCCCTCATTTACTGTCTTGTCTCTCCCCCTCATTTGCATTGTTTTTGGTCCCCCATCTTGCCTCTGTGTATTTGGAAAGCTTTGCAGGCTTTTCATCTTACGACAACTGTCAGTGTTACTAGTCTTTGTATGCTGGGCCATGCACCACTTTGAAATGGTTTAGTTCTCAGTAGGGGTTTCCATGCAGTTGGGACTGTTGGttcaaaaatgttctttttattttgcatcattTGGTGTGCACAGAATTGAACGTTTACAGGTGTTACACTAAAACTAGGTGTGGATTTGTTGCAAATTATCTCTAATCACTGTACTATGGGAAGTCCAAAAGACCACTTGTTTTAAGATATAGGTATGAAAAGTTGGCTGTGATACTTGTTTGCCTGAACCTGCTTGGGCTAACTATTTGCAGGTTGAGTTGTTGGTAAAATTAAATAAGAGATTTCATAGCTCTCATTAAAAAGAAGTTCAGAATCCCTTTACTGATAAATGCATGGTTATTTTCCCCAAGAACAAGATTATCAGCCTTGTTTTCTACAAAACTGCTAGCAAAGCCTTCAGATGTTTCTAAACTGGAGTAACATGAGACAGTATAACTTGTATGCttgcggtgggttgaccctggctggaggccaggtgcccaccagagctgctctatcactccccctccttaactagataggggagaaaaggtataacgaaaggcttgtgggttgagataagaacagggagagatcactcaccaattatagtcacaggcaaaacagactcaacttagaggAGAATTCatccaattt
The DNA window shown above is from Grus americana isolate bGruAme1 chromosome 3, bGruAme1.mat, whole genome shotgun sequence and carries:
- the CNIH4 gene encoding protein cornichon homolog 4; protein product: MESVVFIFSLIDCCALIFLSVYFIITLSDLECDYINARSCCSKLNKWVVPEVIGHAIVTVLMLISLHWFIFLLNLPVATWNIYRYIMVPSGNMGVFDPTEIHNRGQLKSHMKEAMIKLGFHLLCFFMYLYSMILALIND